A region of Micromonospora sp. WMMD882 DNA encodes the following proteins:
- a CDS encoding peptidoglycan recognition family protein produces the protein MRVPGIPFVQGRNVYPDRDGLKYGIAIHATANTATAEQEASYATRRTDGVSAHFYVDSDSIVQSLDTDVRAGHAGSGTGNENAIAIEITGLAGSSRQWWLANVAWGRLATVLATLCRHHGVAVRRATVAEMVANPRVRAFYGHNDMRLAWGGTTHTDPGPNFPWDHLLATVASALDSEDDMTPAQFLAILQDPAVARAMRALPWQYDGRGIPPNYNTLNVLNETLENTRALVGRNVSEEVVRAVLTALSPEAIAAAVPPDLAKKLADELAARLAVT, from the coding sequence GTGAGAGTTCCCGGGATTCCCTTCGTGCAGGGCCGCAACGTCTACCCGGACCGGGACGGTCTGAAGTACGGCATCGCGATCCACGCCACCGCCAACACCGCCACCGCCGAGCAGGAGGCGTCGTACGCGACCAGACGCACCGACGGCGTCAGCGCCCACTTCTACGTGGACTCCGACTCGATCGTGCAGTCGCTGGACACGGACGTCCGGGCCGGCCACGCCGGTTCCGGCACCGGCAACGAGAACGCCATCGCGATCGAGATCACCGGCCTCGCCGGCAGCTCCCGACAGTGGTGGCTGGCCAACGTCGCCTGGGGCCGGCTCGCCACGGTGCTGGCGACGCTCTGCCGCCACCATGGCGTCGCGGTGCGGCGGGCCACCGTCGCCGAGATGGTGGCCAACCCCCGGGTGCGGGCCTTCTACGGGCACAACGACATGCGGTTGGCCTGGGGCGGCACCACACACACCGACCCGGGGCCGAACTTTCCCTGGGACCACCTGCTCGCCACCGTGGCGAGCGCTCTCGACAGCGAGGACGACATGACACCCGCTCAGTTCCTGGCCATCCTGCAGGACCCCGCCGTCGCGCGCGCCATGCGCGCCCTGCCCTGGCAGTACGACGGACGGGGCATCCCGCCGAACTACAACACCCTGAACGTGCTCAACGAGACCCTGGAGAACACCCGCGCCCTGGTCGGCCGCAATGTCAGCGAGGAGGTCGTGCGGGCGGTGCTGACCGCCCTCAGCCCGGAGGCGATCGCCGCGGCGGTGCCTCCGGACCTGGCGAAGAAGCTGGCCGACGAGCTCGCCGCCCGGCTGGCCGTGACCTGA
- a CDS encoding prepilin peptidase produces the protein MSAWVVVGSAALGCAAAGALLPPVAYRLAVPYGAPARPDCARCGGPLPPGAAGWLRRPACGHRTGVPRWSTAVLAGLAGGLLGAALGPVAVLPLFLALAVLGVLLAVVDVACHRLPDQVVLPALAAAPTLFAVVALVTGRWDDWLRALLGGLLVGLLLTGLVLLPRAGFGFGDAKVGALLGFHLGWLGWDAVVLCLVLPWVVNVPVLLVLLGARRIGWRSSVPFGPALLVGALLAVLAVAA, from the coding sequence ATGTCGGCGTGGGTGGTGGTCGGATCGGCCGCGCTCGGGTGCGCGGCGGCGGGCGCCCTGCTGCCCCCGGTGGCGTACCGGCTCGCCGTGCCGTACGGGGCCCCGGCCCGGCCGGACTGCGCGCGGTGCGGGGGCCCGCTGCCCCCGGGGGCGGCCGGCTGGCTACGCCGGCCCGCCTGCGGACACCGTACGGGCGTGCCCCGCTGGTCGACCGCCGTGCTCGCCGGGCTGGCCGGCGGCCTGCTCGGCGCGGCGCTCGGCCCGGTGGCCGTGCTCCCGCTGTTCCTCGCGCTGGCCGTGCTCGGCGTGCTGCTGGCCGTCGTCGACGTCGCCTGCCACCGGCTGCCCGACCAGGTGGTGCTGCCGGCGCTGGCCGCCGCCCCGACGCTGTTCGCCGTGGTCGCCCTGGTCACCGGCCGGTGGGACGACTGGCTGAGGGCGCTGCTCGGCGGCCTGCTGGTCGGGCTGCTGCTCACCGGGCTGGTGCTGCTGCCCCGGGCCGGTTTCGGTTTCGGCGACGCCAAGGTGGGCGCGCTGCTCGGTTTCCACCTGGGCTGGCTCGGCTGGGACGCGGTGGTGCTGTGCCTGGTGCTGCCCTGGGTGGTGAACGTGCCCGTGCTGCTGGTGCTGCTGGGCGCCCGCCGGATCGGCTGGCGGTCGAGCGTGCCGTTCGGGCCGGCCCTGCTGGTCGGCGCGCTGCTGGCCGTCCTCGCGGTGGCCGCCTGA
- the thrC gene encoding threonine synthase has translation MTSTLPAASGIDTAASPARALVCRACSARYPLAAQHACYECFGPLEVDYDAAALAAVTREQIEAGPRNLWRYAALLPAGQDPATRVTLDPGLTPLVAAGNLAAELGITAPLWVKDDSANPTHSFKDRVVSVALTAARALGFTRFACASTGNLANSVAAHAARAGTPSVVFIPSDLEQGKVVTTAVYGGELVAIDGSYDDVNRLCGELVETDEFEDTAFVNVNVRPYYAEGSKTLGYEVAEQLGWRIPAQVVVPMASGELLTKIDKAFSELVEIGLVEAPAGGWKVFGAQSAGCNPIATALHADSDTVTPVKPTGIAKSLNIGDPAAGLYALEAVRRTGGWMEYADDDEIRAGIRLLARTTGVFAETAGGVTVAVLRKLVESGRLDPTAETVVFNTGEGLKTIDAVAGLVGPTHRIRPSLRAARDAGLLG, from the coding sequence ATGACGTCGACGCTTCCCGCCGCCTCCGGCATCGACACCGCCGCCAGCCCGGCCCGCGCGCTGGTCTGCCGCGCCTGTTCGGCCCGGTACCCGTTGGCCGCCCAGCACGCCTGTTACGAGTGTTTCGGCCCGCTGGAGGTGGACTACGACGCCGCCGCCCTGGCCGCGGTCACCCGCGAGCAGATCGAGGCCGGCCCGCGGAACCTCTGGCGGTACGCCGCGCTGCTCCCCGCCGGCCAGGACCCGGCCACCCGGGTCACCCTCGACCCGGGGCTGACTCCGCTGGTCGCGGCCGGCAACCTCGCCGCCGAGCTGGGCATCACCGCCCCGCTGTGGGTCAAGGACGACAGCGCCAACCCGACCCACTCGTTCAAGGACCGGGTGGTCTCGGTGGCGTTGACCGCCGCCCGGGCCCTGGGTTTCACCAGGTTCGCCTGCGCCTCGACCGGAAACCTGGCCAACTCGGTGGCCGCGCACGCCGCCCGGGCCGGGACGCCGTCGGTGGTGTTCATCCCCAGCGACCTGGAGCAGGGCAAGGTGGTCACCACCGCCGTGTACGGCGGCGAGCTGGTCGCCATCGACGGCTCGTACGACGACGTGAACCGGCTCTGCGGTGAGCTGGTGGAGACCGACGAGTTCGAGGACACCGCGTTCGTCAACGTGAACGTCCGGCCGTACTACGCGGAGGGCTCCAAGACCCTCGGGTACGAGGTGGCCGAGCAGCTCGGTTGGCGGATCCCGGCGCAGGTGGTCGTGCCGATGGCCAGCGGCGAGCTGCTCACCAAGATCGACAAGGCGTTCAGCGAGCTGGTGGAGATCGGCCTGGTGGAGGCCCCGGCGGGCGGCTGGAAGGTCTTCGGCGCGCAGTCGGCCGGCTGCAACCCGATCGCCACCGCGCTGCACGCCGACTCCGACACCGTCACCCCGGTCAAGCCGACCGGCATCGCCAAGTCGCTGAACATCGGCGACCCGGCCGCCGGCCTGTACGCGCTGGAGGCGGTGCGGCGCACCGGCGGGTGGATGGAGTACGCCGACGACGACGAGATCCGCGCGGGGATCCGACTGCTGGCGCGCACCACCGGGGTGTTCGCCGAGACGGCCGGCGGGGTGACCGTGGCGGTGCTGCGCAAGCTGGTCGAGTCCGGGCGGCTCGACCCGACGGCCGAGACCGTGGTGTTCAACACCGGTGAGGGTCTCAAGACCATCGACGCGGTCGCCGGCCTGGTCGGCCCGACCCACCGGATCCGGCCTTCGCTGCGCGCCGCCCGCGACGCCGGCCTGCTCGGCTGA
- a CDS encoding GNAT family N-acetyltransferase: MSIVIASFDESDQAAIDAAYAVSGAAKAVDLPDFPHAREAFEATLRHPMPGRSQHLALATLDGTPAGYLELRMSVLENLDNAGVELLVHPARRRRGVGRALHEYAVQVLRGQGRKRLIGPTVGPLPDGPDRPDNGSGFAAAMGAKPALPEVRRRLEIPTLDHPALDALLADARGRAAGYRTVGWQGATPAEYLDDIAYLDSRLLEDAPIGDLTMEPDKVDAERVRGVDRVLAVRGRRAYHQGVLHVASGRLVAWTMIDVHRATSWHAFQQITIVDPAHRGRRLGLLCKIENLRYVLAHEPQLRVIDTFNAASNSYMIAVNEQMGFRPVDAWMEWQLDF, translated from the coding sequence ATGAGCATCGTCATCGCGTCGTTCGACGAGTCCGACCAGGCCGCGATCGACGCGGCGTACGCGGTCAGCGGGGCGGCCAAGGCCGTCGACCTGCCCGACTTCCCGCACGCCCGGGAGGCGTTCGAGGCCACGCTCCGGCACCCGATGCCCGGCCGGTCGCAGCACCTTGCCCTGGCCACCCTGGACGGGACGCCCGCCGGGTATTTGGAGCTGCGGATGTCCGTTCTGGAAAATCTCGACAACGCCGGCGTCGAGCTGCTGGTGCACCCGGCGCGCCGGCGGCGGGGCGTCGGCCGCGCGCTGCACGAGTACGCCGTACAGGTGCTGCGCGGGCAGGGCCGCAAGCGGCTGATCGGCCCCACGGTCGGGCCGCTGCCCGACGGGCCGGACCGGCCGGACAACGGCAGCGGGTTCGCCGCCGCGATGGGGGCCAAGCCGGCGCTGCCCGAGGTGCGCCGTCGCCTGGAGATCCCCACCCTCGACCACCCGGCCCTGGACGCGCTGCTGGCCGACGCGCGCGGCCGGGCCGCCGGCTACCGCACGGTCGGCTGGCAGGGGGCCACCCCGGCGGAGTACCTCGACGACATCGCCTACCTGGACAGCCGGCTGCTGGAGGACGCGCCGATCGGCGACCTGACCATGGAGCCGGACAAGGTCGACGCCGAGCGGGTCCGGGGTGTCGACCGGGTGTTGGCCGTCCGGGGCCGTCGCGCCTACCACCAGGGGGTCCTGCACGTCGCGAGCGGTCGGCTGGTCGCCTGGACGATGATCGACGTCCACCGGGCCACTTCGTGGCACGCGTTCCAGCAGATCACCATCGTCGATCCGGCGCACCGGGGCCGCCGGCTCGGCCTGCTGTGCAAGATCGAAAATCTGCGGTACGTGCTGGCGCACGAGCCGCAGCTCCGCGTGATCGACACCTTCAACGCGGCCAGCAACTCGTACATGATCGCGGTCAACGAGCAGATGGGCTTCCGGCCGGTCGACGCCTGGATGGAGTGGCAGCTCGACTTCTGA
- the paaN gene encoding phenylacetic acid degradation protein PaaN: protein MTETPHPLYATHADTLARALTAITERGYWSAYPESPSPRVYGETAAAEGRAAFEAYLGGDFPLDQPGAGDRVATEASPFGVPLDVRYPHAGVDELVAAASAALPGWRDAGPQTRTGVCLEILARLHRHIFELANAVQYTSGQAFVMAFQAGGAHALDRALEAVAYAYAEMTRHPGTAAWEKPAGKGEPLRMTKTFHVVPRGVALVIGCNTFPTWNSYPGLFASLVTGNPVVVKPHPRAVLPLAITVKLAREVLAEAGFDPNLVLLAAEAPGEKLASDLALHQAVRIVDFTGSTEYGDWLEQHARQAAVHTEKAGLNTVVIDSTDDFAGMCRNLGFTLTLYSGQMCTTSQNVLIPAGGIATDQGHKSFDEVAAGIAGAVAKLTADPARAVELTGAIVNDGVLDRLDEAAKLGDVVLESRPLEHPAHPDAVVRTPTIVKLAADATATYGREWFGPISFVIATDSTAHSLDVLRATVGQKGALTAAVYTTDEAVLDAAEAAAIDAGVHLSCNLTGGVFVNQSAAYSDFHGSGANPAANAALTDGAYVANRFRVVQTRRPA, encoded by the coding sequence ATGACGGAGACCCCGCATCCCCTGTACGCCACGCACGCCGACACCCTCGCCCGGGCGCTGACCGCGATCACCGAGCGCGGGTACTGGTCCGCCTACCCGGAGTCGCCCAGCCCCCGCGTGTACGGCGAGACCGCCGCCGCCGAGGGCCGGGCCGCCTTCGAGGCGTACCTGGGCGGTGACTTCCCCCTCGACCAGCCGGGCGCCGGCGACCGGGTCGCCACCGAGGCGAGCCCGTTCGGGGTGCCGCTGGACGTGCGTTACCCGCACGCCGGCGTGGACGAGCTGGTCGCCGCCGCCTCCGCCGCCCTGCCCGGCTGGCGGGACGCCGGCCCGCAGACCCGCACGGGCGTCTGCCTGGAGATCCTGGCCCGCCTGCACCGGCACATCTTCGAGCTGGCCAACGCCGTGCAGTACACCAGCGGGCAGGCGTTCGTGATGGCCTTCCAGGCCGGCGGGGCGCACGCGCTCGACCGGGCGCTGGAGGCGGTCGCCTACGCGTACGCGGAGATGACCCGGCACCCGGGGACGGCGGCCTGGGAGAAGCCCGCCGGCAAGGGCGAGCCGCTGCGGATGACCAAGACGTTCCACGTGGTGCCCCGGGGCGTCGCGCTGGTGATCGGCTGCAACACGTTCCCCACCTGGAACTCCTACCCCGGGCTGTTCGCCTCGCTGGTCACCGGCAACCCGGTGGTCGTGAAGCCGCACCCGCGCGCGGTGCTGCCGCTGGCGATCACCGTGAAGCTGGCCCGGGAGGTGCTCGCCGAGGCCGGCTTCGACCCGAACCTCGTCCTGCTCGCCGCCGAGGCGCCCGGCGAGAAGCTCGCCTCCGACCTGGCCCTGCACCAGGCCGTCCGGATCGTCGACTTCACCGGCTCCACCGAGTACGGCGACTGGCTGGAGCAGCACGCCCGGCAGGCGGCGGTGCACACCGAGAAGGCCGGACTGAACACGGTGGTGATCGACTCCACCGACGACTTCGCCGGCATGTGCCGCAACCTGGGGTTCACGCTGACCCTCTACAGCGGGCAGATGTGCACCACCTCGCAGAACGTCCTGATCCCGGCCGGCGGCATCGCCACCGACCAGGGGCACAAGAGCTTCGACGAGGTCGCGGCGGGCATCGCCGGGGCGGTGGCCAAGCTCACCGCCGACCCGGCCCGCGCGGTCGAGCTGACCGGCGCGATCGTCAACGACGGCGTGCTGGACCGGCTGGACGAGGCGGCCAAGCTCGGTGACGTCGTGCTGGAGTCGCGGCCCCTGGAGCACCCCGCCCACCCTGACGCGGTGGTCCGTACGCCGACCATCGTCAAGCTGGCCGCGGACGCCACGGCGACCTACGGCCGGGAGTGGTTCGGGCCGATCTCGTTCGTCATCGCCACCGACTCCACCGCCCACAGCCTCGACGTCCTGCGCGCCACGGTGGGGCAGAAGGGCGCCCTGACCGCCGCGGTCTACACCACCGACGAGGCCGTGCTGGACGCCGCCGAGGCGGCGGCGATCGACGCCGGGGTGCACCTGTCCTGCAACCTGACCGGCGGGGTCTTCGTCAACCAGTCGGCGGCGTACTCCGACTTCCACGGCAGCGGGGCCAACCCGGCCGCCAACGCCGCCCTCACCGACGGCGCGTACGTCGCCAACCGGTTCCGGGTCGTCCAGACCCGCCGCCCCGCCTGA
- a CDS encoding GNAT family N-acetyltransferase, with the protein MTRNSARSTLGAAPVRRIRPADAARMRALRLEMLADSPLAFLETLADAAARPHAEYAARIAYTSQGSHTAQFVADPGGRLVGHAGGVASSDELGLTVVFGVYVTPARRGGGLLADLIDGVAAWSRACGRPELMLEVVVGNDRAYRAYRRLGFTDTGVRVPHPTIPALRELQMRRAA; encoded by the coding sequence ATGACGCGAAATTCGGCCCGGTCGACCCTGGGCGCCGCGCCGGTCCGGCGGATCCGACCGGCCGACGCCGCCCGGATGCGGGCCCTGCGGCTGGAGATGCTCGCCGACTCGCCGCTGGCCTTCCTGGAGACGCTCGCGGACGCCGCCGCCCGCCCCCACGCCGAGTACGCCGCCCGGATCGCGTACACCTCGCAGGGGTCGCACACCGCGCAGTTCGTCGCCGACCCGGGCGGCCGGCTGGTCGGTCACGCCGGCGGCGTCGCCTCCTCCGACGAGCTTGGCCTGACCGTGGTCTTCGGGGTCTACGTGACGCCGGCCCGGCGCGGCGGCGGGCTCCTCGCCGACCTGATCGACGGGGTCGCCGCCTGGTCCCGGGCATGCGGGCGGCCGGAGCTGATGCTGGAGGTGGTGGTCGGCAACGACCGGGCCTACCGGGCCTACCGGCGGCTGGGCTTCACCGACACCGGGGTACGCGTACCGCACCCCACGATCCCGGCCCTGCGGGAGCTCCAGATGCGGCGCGCCGCCTGA
- a CDS encoding cold-shock protein has translation MAQGTVKWFNAEKGYGFIAVDGGQDVFVHFSAIEMDGYKALDDGQRVEFEIAQGQKGPQAERVRVIA, from the coding sequence GTGGCGCAAGGCACCGTCAAGTGGTTCAACGCCGAAAAGGGCTACGGCTTCATCGCCGTCGACGGAGGGCAGGACGTCTTCGTCCACTTCTCCGCGATCGAGATGGACGGCTACAAGGCGCTGGACGACGGGCAGCGGGTCGAGTTCGAGATCGCTCAGGGGCAGAAGGGTCCGCAGGCCGAGCGGGTACGCGTCATCGCCTGA
- the groL gene encoding chaperonin GroEL (60 kDa chaperone family; promotes refolding of misfolded polypeptides especially under stressful conditions; forms two stacked rings of heptamers to form a barrel-shaped 14mer; ends can be capped by GroES; misfolded proteins enter the barrel where they are refolded when GroES binds): MAKMIAFDEEARRGLERGMNQLADAVKVTLGPKGRNVVLEKKWGAPTITNDGVSIAKEIELEDPYEKIGAELVKEVAKKTDDVAGDGTTTATVLAQALVREGLRNVAAGANPMALKRGIEAAVANVSEELSKLAKDVETKEQIASTASISAGDTSVGEIIAEAMDKVGKEGVITVEESNTFGLELELTEGMRFDKGYISAYFMTDPERMEAVFDDPYILIVNSKISSVKDLLPILEKVMQGGKPLLIIAEDIEGEALATLVVNKVRGTFKSVAVKAPGFGDRRKAMLGDIAILTGGQVISEEVGLKLDAVGLDMLGRARKVVVTKDETTIVDGAGDAEQIQGRVNQIRAEIDKSDSDYDREKLQERLAKLAGGVAVIKVGAATEVELKERKHRIEDAVRNAKAAVEEGIVPGGGVALVQAGKTAFDKLDLAGDEATGAQIVKIALDAPLRQIAVNAGLEGGVVVERVRNLDPGHGLNAATGEYVDLLAAGIIDPAKVTRSALQNASSIAALFLTTEAVVADKPEKAPAAPAGPGGGDMDF; the protein is encoded by the coding sequence ATGGCCAAGATGATCGCGTTCGACGAGGAGGCCCGTCGCGGCCTCGAGCGGGGCATGAACCAGCTCGCCGACGCCGTGAAGGTGACCCTCGGCCCCAAGGGCCGTAACGTCGTGCTCGAGAAGAAGTGGGGCGCCCCCACCATCACCAACGATGGTGTGAGCATCGCCAAGGAGATCGAGCTCGAGGACCCGTACGAGAAGATCGGCGCCGAGCTGGTCAAGGAGGTCGCCAAGAAGACCGACGACGTGGCCGGTGACGGCACGACGACGGCGACCGTCCTGGCTCAGGCCCTCGTCCGCGAGGGTCTGCGCAACGTGGCCGCCGGCGCCAACCCGATGGCCCTCAAGCGGGGCATCGAGGCCGCGGTCGCCAACGTCTCGGAGGAGCTGTCCAAGCTCGCCAAGGACGTCGAGACCAAGGAGCAGATCGCCTCCACCGCCTCCATCTCCGCCGGTGACACCAGCGTCGGCGAGATCATCGCCGAGGCGATGGACAAGGTCGGCAAGGAAGGCGTCATCACCGTCGAGGAGAGCAACACCTTCGGGCTGGAGCTCGAGCTCACCGAGGGCATGCGCTTCGACAAGGGCTACATCTCCGCGTACTTCATGACCGACCCGGAGCGTATGGAGGCCGTCTTCGACGACCCGTACATCCTGATCGTCAACAGCAAGATCTCGTCGGTGAAGGACCTGCTCCCGATCCTGGAGAAGGTCATGCAGGGCGGCAAGCCGCTGCTGATCATCGCCGAGGACATCGAGGGCGAGGCCCTGGCCACCCTGGTCGTCAACAAGGTCCGGGGCACCTTCAAGTCCGTCGCCGTCAAGGCGCCGGGCTTCGGTGACCGCCGCAAGGCCATGCTGGGCGACATCGCCATCCTCACCGGTGGCCAGGTCATCAGCGAGGAGGTCGGCCTCAAGCTCGACGCCGTCGGCCTCGACATGCTGGGCCGCGCCCGCAAGGTCGTCGTCACCAAGGACGAGACCACCATCGTCGACGGCGCCGGTGACGCCGAGCAGATCCAGGGCCGGGTCAACCAGATCCGGGCCGAGATCGACAAGAGCGACTCCGACTACGACCGCGAGAAGCTGCAGGAGCGGCTGGCCAAGCTGGCCGGCGGCGTCGCGGTGATCAAGGTCGGCGCGGCCACCGAGGTCGAGCTGAAGGAGCGCAAGCACCGCATCGAGGACGCCGTCCGCAACGCGAAGGCCGCCGTCGAGGAGGGCATCGTCCCGGGTGGTGGCGTCGCGCTGGTGCAGGCCGGCAAGACCGCCTTCGACAAGCTGGACCTGGCCGGCGACGAGGCGACCGGCGCGCAGATCGTCAAGATCGCGCTGGACGCCCCGCTGCGGCAGATCGCCGTCAACGCCGGCCTCGAGGGTGGCGTCGTCGTCGAGCGGGTCCGCAACCTCGACCCGGGTCACGGCCTCAACGCCGCGACCGGCGAGTACGTGGACCTGCTGGCCGCCGGCATCATCGACCCGGCCAAGGTGACCCGGTCGGCGCTGCAGAACGCCTCGTCGATCGCGGCGCTCTTCCTCACCACCGAGGCCGTCGTGGCCGACAAGCCGGAGAAGGCCCCGGCCGCCCCGGCTGGCCCGGGTGGCGGGGACATGGACTTCTGA
- a CDS encoding S8 family serine peptidase encodes MQPAPLPGPFAPPPTPAPPSALPVVAAVLAGCWTVGVVLLPQVVGWLVEQVMLATGLDRPVWLWPAVSLLTIVMVGVPALLLALVPRSDAVRAVGRAWLAGVSALGALGLLRMIPAVHHEAYLAGLAVVAVLAAVVIARLRRRAARPDPADAQTGGHGQTGGHAQTGGHGQTGAHAQTGGHGRGAGAPVTLLAVAAGLLLLLPWLWLGALGGLLETALAVLAATAVGVLAGALLDAELWARFGAGPDRRPARLVLVGGLVAGVTLLLLAAGVGHSGSQLALLLTLPPAGFVLAALQATPAGPSGPAPVRWLVGLTVLGPLAGADPEEVTLLLTTTRDVPFWVAVAAGAAFAVALLVALGYGLLLPRRAPGRPVAAVTVGVLLVAAAGVYAGPGQPGLSGERLLVVLREQADLRDVPRATGAAGRDARVRAVYRRLVDTADRSQADLRRQLARLRLPYTAYYLVNAIEVDGGPAVRAWLSSRPEVDRVLVSQRLRPLPAPVGVSRGDATAPTGPEWNIRMIGADRVWSELGVDGAGITVGSSDSGADAGHPALAAGFRGGDDSWYDPWDGSRSPRDTGGHGTHTVGSAVGRGGIGVAPGATWTSCVNLDRNLGSPARYLDCLQFMLAPFPPGGDPFTDGRPERAPQVLTNSWGCPVIEGCDPAALRPATVAFEAAGVFVVAAAGNTGPYCGSIDDPPATHPDVLTVGAVDRSRRVTDFSSRGPGQDGGKPDVVAPGAAVRSAMPGGGYAVLDGTSMATPQVAGVVALMWSASPALVGDLERTRRLLRDTATPVEPPPGAAGRPDRCGATADAGAGLVDAYAAVRAARR; translated from the coding sequence ATGCAACCCGCGCCGCTGCCCGGTCCGTTCGCGCCGCCGCCCACTCCGGCTCCACCGAGCGCGTTGCCGGTGGTCGCGGCCGTCCTGGCGGGCTGCTGGACGGTCGGGGTGGTTCTGCTCCCCCAGGTGGTCGGCTGGCTGGTCGAGCAGGTGATGCTCGCCACCGGGCTGGACCGGCCGGTCTGGCTCTGGCCGGCGGTCTCCCTGCTGACGATCGTCATGGTGGGGGTGCCCGCGCTGCTGTTGGCCCTGGTGCCGCGTTCCGACGCGGTCCGTGCCGTCGGCCGCGCCTGGCTGGCCGGGGTGTCGGCGCTGGGCGCGCTCGGCCTGCTCCGGATGATCCCGGCGGTGCACCACGAGGCGTACCTGGCCGGGCTCGCCGTCGTCGCCGTGCTGGCCGCCGTGGTCATCGCCCGCCTGCGCCGCCGGGCCGCACGGCCCGACCCGGCGGACGCGCAGACCGGCGGGCACGGACAGACCGGCGGGCACGCGCAGACCGGCGGGCACGGACAGACCGGGGCGCACGCGCAGACCGGCGGGCACGGGCGGGGGGCGGGCGCGCCGGTGACGCTGCTCGCGGTCGCCGCCGGGCTGCTCCTGCTGCTGCCCTGGCTCTGGCTGGGCGCGCTCGGCGGGCTGCTGGAGACGGCGCTCGCCGTGCTGGCGGCGACGGCCGTCGGCGTGCTCGCCGGAGCGCTGCTCGACGCGGAGCTGTGGGCCCGCTTCGGGGCCGGGCCTGACCGTCGACCGGCCCGGCTGGTGCTGGTCGGCGGCCTGGTGGCCGGGGTGACGCTGCTCCTGCTCGCCGCCGGCGTCGGCCACTCGGGCAGCCAGCTCGCCCTGCTGCTGACGCTGCCGCCGGCCGGTTTCGTGCTGGCCGCGCTCCAGGCCACGCCCGCCGGGCCGAGCGGTCCGGCCCCGGTCCGCTGGCTGGTCGGTCTCACGGTGCTCGGCCCGCTGGCCGGCGCCGACCCGGAGGAGGTCACCCTGCTGCTGACCACCACCCGGGACGTGCCGTTCTGGGTGGCGGTCGCCGCCGGGGCGGCGTTCGCCGTCGCGCTGCTGGTCGCCCTCGGGTACGGCCTGCTGCTGCCCCGCCGCGCCCCGGGCCGCCCGGTCGCCGCGGTGACCGTCGGCGTGCTGCTGGTCGCCGCCGCCGGGGTGTACGCGGGCCCCGGCCAGCCCGGTCTCTCCGGTGAACGCCTGCTGGTGGTGCTCCGCGAGCAGGCCGACCTGCGGGACGTGCCCCGGGCCACCGGGGCGGCCGGACGGGACGCCCGGGTCCGCGCGGTCTACCGCCGGCTCGTCGACACCGCCGACCGCAGCCAGGCCGACCTGCGTCGACAGTTGGCCCGGCTACGGCTCCCGTACACGGCGTACTACCTGGTCAACGCGATCGAGGTGGACGGCGGGCCGGCGGTGCGGGCCTGGCTGTCCAGCCGCCCCGAGGTGGACCGGGTGCTGGTCAGCCAGCGGTTGCGTCCGTTGCCCGCGCCGGTCGGGGTCAGCCGGGGCGACGCGACCGCGCCGACCGGTCCGGAGTGGAACATCCGGATGATCGGCGCCGACCGGGTCTGGTCGGAGCTGGGCGTGGACGGCGCGGGGATCACCGTGGGCAGCTCGGACTCCGGGGCGGACGCCGGTCACCCGGCCCTCGCGGCCGGTTTCCGGGGCGGCGACGACTCCTGGTACGACCCGTGGGACGGCAGCCGGTCCCCCCGGGACACCGGTGGGCACGGCACGCACACCGTGGGCAGCGCGGTGGGACGCGGCGGCATCGGCGTGGCCCCCGGGGCGACCTGGACGAGCTGCGTGAACCTGGACCGCAACCTGGGCAGCCCGGCCCGCTACCTGGACTGTCTCCAGTTCATGCTGGCCCCGTTCCCGCCCGGCGGCGACCCGTTCACCGACGGTCGGCCGGAACGCGCCCCGCAGGTGCTCACCAACTCGTGGGGCTGTCCCGTCATCGAGGGCTGCGACCCGGCGGCGCTACGGCCGGCGACCGTCGCCTTCGAGGCGGCCGGGGTGTTCGTGGTGGCGGCGGCCGGCAACACCGGCCCGTACTGCGGCTCGATCGACGACCCGCCGGCGACGCACCCGGACGTGTTGACCGTCGGCGCGGTGGACCGCTCCCGCCGGGTCACCGACTTCTCCAGCCGCGGCCCGGGGCAAGATGGCGGCAAACCGGACGTGGTGGCGCCCGGCGCGGCGGTGCGGTCGGCGATGCCCGGCGGCGGGTACGCCGTCCTGGACGGCACGTCGATGGCGACGCCGCAGGTGGCGGGGGTGGTGGCGCTGATGTGGTCGGCCAGTCCGGCGCTCGTCGGCGACCTGGAACGCACCCGGCGACTCCTGCGGGACACCGCCACCCCGGTCGAGCCGCCGCCGGGGGCGGCCGGTCGGCCCGACAGGTGTGGCGCGACGGCCGACGCGGGCGCGGGGCTGGTGGACGCGTACGCCGCCGTGCGGGCGGCCCGCCGCTGA